One Littorina saxatilis isolate snail1 linkage group LG12, US_GU_Lsax_2.0, whole genome shotgun sequence genomic region harbors:
- the LOC138981367 gene encoding isopentenyl-diphosphate Delta-isomerase 1-like → MTRIRPLFTFVGIIWRQSSFCRQMPIASVGSTCCRLSKFCSSARLSQHIPKMSKNEDVFQGLDQTQIDLMNEECILVDEDDNNVGAASKKTCHLLENINKGMLHRAFSVFLFNSEGKLLLQQRSDEKITFPGHFTNTCCSHPLSFEAEKDETKALGVRRAAQRKLKHELGIEANQVALADFNYLTRIHYRAANIPNDGKWGEHEIDYILFIQSDVTVVPNANEVKSYRWVSKEELKQFIEDADKDGVLLTPWFKLIVSKFLYRWWDNLSNLDSQKDCSTIHRML, encoded by the exons ATGACTCGAATCAGACCACTTTTCACTTTTGTTGGCATAATCTGGCGACAGTCGTCATTCTGCCGTCAGATGCCCATAGCATCAGTTGGTAGTACATGCTGTCGTCTGTCCAAATTTTGCAGCTCGGCAAG GTTGTCACAGCATATTCCCAAGATGTCCAAGAATGAAGACGTATTCCAAGGCCTTGACCAGACCCAGATCGACCTGATGAATGAGGAATGTATCCTGGTTGACGAAGATGATAACAATGTTGGTGCTGCTTCAAAGAAAACATGCCATCTACTGGAAAACATTAACAAAG GCATGCTCCACCGTGCATTCAGTGTGTTTCTCTTCAACTCTGAGGGCAAGCTTCTGCTGCAGCAACGATCTGATGAAAAGATCACTTTTCCAG GTCACTTTACAAACACATGCTGCAGCCATCCCCTCAGCTTTGAGGCGGAGAAGGATGAGACCAAGGCCCTCGGAGTCCGGCGAGCAGCTCAGCGCAAGCTGAAACATGAACTGGGCATTGAGGCAAAccag GTGGCTCTTGCAGACTTTAACTATTTGACGCGGATACACTATCGGGCAGCGAACATTCCTAATGACGGGAAATGGGGAGAGCATGAAATTGACTACATTCTCTTCATCCAGAGTGACGTCACAGTTGTCCCCAATGCCAATGAGGTCAAAAGCTATCGTTGGGTCAGCAAAGAGGAGTTAAAACAGTTTATTG AGGACGCTGACAAGGATGGTGTGTTGCTGACGCCCTGGTTCAAGTTGATTGTCTCCAAGTTTCTGTACCGGTGGTGGGACAACCTCAGCAACCTGGACTCCCAGAAAGACTGCAGCACCATACATCGCATGTTGTGA